TGTCGAACCCGGCTCGCTCCTCGCGGTCGTCGGCGTCGGCCACGAGCCGCGAGACGATGAACTCCGGCGTCGAGCGCCCGACCGTCTCGAACCTGGGCTGGTAATCGACTTCGAGTTCGAGTTCCGGCGTCAGTCCTTCGGCGAAAATCCCGTCGATTCGGGCCGACTCCGGGAGCGGCGCCAGATCGTCCGCGAGGTGGGTGACGAACACGCCCAGCGCCTCGCGTTCGACCGTCAGCGTCACCAGCCCGTGGAGCAGATCGGCCGCGCTGCCGGGTTCGGTGATCGCCTCGAACTCGTCGACGAGCATCAGCGTGTGACCCTCGGCAGAAAGCGGCGGAACGACGTTTTTCAGCGTCGATTCGAGCACGCCGGCGTTGAAACTGGCGTGACGCCGGTGGAACACGATCGCGTCCACGAGCCCGACTTCCGCCGCCTGTGTCGGGACGGGTAGTCCCATCTGGGCGAGCAACTGCACCTGCGCGAGCGTCTCCAGCAGCGTCGTCTTCCCGCCGCTGTTGGCGCCCGTGAGAACGGTGACGCGGTCGCCGCTGGGAGGCGCGTTCGCCGTCGGGTACTGCAGGCCGTGCTCCCCGACGGCGTAGTCGACCGGCTGGACGGTCTCGTCGTTGGCTTCGAGAAAGAGGTTCCGGGCGTTCTCGACGGCGAGGACGTCGCTGTCGTCGACGAACGTCGGGCGCGTGAGATCGAAGTCGATCGCGAAGCGAGCCAGCGACAGCGACAGCGCGATGTCGTCGACGGCTTCGACCGCAGTGTCGATCTCCGGACGTGCGTCGTCGATCGTCTCGCGGGCGTCAGCGGCGACGGCCTCGGCCCGCTCGTCGACGGCCGAGCGGAGATCGTCGGCGAGCGATCGCAGCGTTGCCGCGACGAAGTCCCGCGCGTCGGTCGCGTCGGCCGGCATCGCGGCCCGAGCGCGTTCGAGATCGGTACCCGTCTCCCGGACCACGTGATCGAGGACGCCCTCCTCGAACTCTTCGCTCGTCCGGATCTCGCTGCGGACGCGCTCGACGACCGACTCGCTGTCGGCCGCCAGGTCCTCGACGGTCCCGAGCTGCGTATCGAGTTGCTGCAGCGTCTCGTCGGCCCCGGCCGCGACCGACCCGTCGCCGTCCAGTGCGGCCAGTGCGTCGGCCGCTTCGGCGAGTGCATCGGCGTCCAGTTCGCCCAGCGACTCGAACACGCCCGTGTCGAGGCCGGCGTCCCGGAGCGCGAGCGCGGCCCGGACGGCAGACAGATCGCCGTCGAGACGTTCGTAGGCCTCGAAGGCGTCCATCACCGTTTCGCGCTCGGCGTCGTCGAGGCGCGCCCACGTGTCTCTGGCCTCGATCACGTCTTCGAGGCGATCCGTCACGTCGCCACGGTCGCGCAGTGGCGTGAGCAATCGGATCCGGTCGGCGGCGTGATCGGTGACGGCATAGCGGCCGATTACCGAGAGCAGATCCTTGTAGACCTCACGCGCGTCCCGCGTGGCGAGGACGTCCATCGCGGCTCCGCCCTCGACGCGCCGCAAGATTCGCGTCGCCCGGCCGCGGCTCAGTCCGGCCTCAGTCAGCGTCCGGATGTCTCCGCTCTCGATGGCCTCGACGGCCGTCTCGACGCCCAGTTCGGAGGCGAGCAACTCACTGGTCTTCGGTCCGACGCCCCAGTAGTCCTCCAGTCGCATACCGGATCGTCGGCCCCGGCTCGGGTATAGCTTTCCTCGTTCGACCGACTCCCGGCGAGCGCAACGCCGATGCGCGTATATCCGCGTCCGGTCGTATCCCGATCCGTCCGGCCATCGGACCGAAGGATCGCTGTAAGAATCCCGTTAGCGGGGTTGCTGACGATAGATCAGGTCGCGCTGGATGTCGTTGGCCCCCTCGTAGATGACCGGGATCCGGACGTCCCGGTAGACGCGAGCGATCCGGCGGTCAGTCAACACGGAGCGGCCGCCGTGGAGTTTCATCCCCTGCTCGGCACACTCGGCTGCGACCTCCGTCGATTTCGTCTTGGCGAGCGCGGCCCAGAAGCCGGCGTCGTCGCTCGCTGCGACCTTGTTCGCGGCCCGCCAGGTCAGCGCGCGGGCGGCCTCGAACTCCAGACGCATCTCCGCGAGCGTGTGCTGGACCGCCTGAAAGTCGGCGACGTCCCGGCCGAACGCCGCCCGATCGTGGACGAAGTCGTTGGCCTCCTCGATGGCGGCCGCCGCCAGCCCCAGGCCGTGACCGCCGACGATCACCCGACCGTGGTTGAAAAACTCCGCCAGGATGAAAAAGCCCGCACCCTCCGGCCCGATCAGGTTCTCCTCGGGGATCCGGCAGTCGTCGAACTCGATGTGGGCCTGCTTGCTCGCCCGAAACCCCATCTTCTCGGGGATGTGCTCGGCATCGTAGCCGTCGGCGTCGGTCGGGACGACGAACAGCGAGTAGTTGCCGTAGCGATTGTCCGGGTCGTCGCCGGTCTTTGCGTAGACGGTCACCCAGTCGGCCTCGACGCCGTTGCCGATCCAGTACTTCTCGCCGTTCAGCACCCACTCGTCGCCGTCCTGCTCGGCGGTGGTCGTCATCCCCGCGAGGTCGCTTCCGGTCTCGGGCTCCGATACTGCCAGTCCGGTGAGTTGCTCGTCTTCCGCGACTGGCCTGAGATATTCCTCCTTCTGGGCCTCGGTGCCGTGATCGGCCAGGATCTCCGCGCCGAAACTCGCCAGCTGGAGCGTCAGCGCGATCCCCGCGTCGGCGCGATAGAACTCCTCGGCGATCGCCAGGACCTGCTCTAAGTCGAAGCCGCGTCCCCCGTACTCCTCGGGAACGTCCTGGGCGACGAGTCCGGCCTCTATTCCCGCCTCGAGGACCTCCCAGGGGTACTCCCCGCGCCGGTAATACTCTTCGGCGTTCGGGGCGATGTGTTCCGCGGCGAACTCCCGTGCCTCGTGTTTGACCTCGCGCGCGTGCTCCGGGACGATCCCGTCGTCGAGCAACTCCATGATCTATCGTGTTGTTTCGGGCCGATAAATACGCGATGGAACCGGAAGAAACGCCGGGAGAGTTTGCAGGGCCGAGGCGCGATATCGGGAGATAACAGTCCTAGACTTCGATTTCCTGCATCAGGTCGACCAACTCTTCCAGTTGCGGGAACGTGTAGACGGTGACGTCGATGTCGGAGTCAAGCGCGTGGATGTGCGAGTCGAACATCAGCGCCATTTCGGAGTCGCGGCCGCCGACGAGCTCGTCGACCATGCCGCTGCCTGGCCCGTAGGTGAACGTCGGCGTGGACATGTCGATGGTCGTCTCGAGGACGTTCGCCCACCCGTCGATGAACCCGGAGGTCATGATGTTGCCGATCTCCTCGATAGCCGACCGTTCCATATCGGTGAACCCGCTCTGTTCGGGGTCAGCTCCGCCCATGTCCCCGAGCATTCCCTGGGCGAGGTTCTTCGCGTTGGCGTAATCGAGCAGAAAGAGGATGTGTCCGTGCGGCGGTTCCTGGAGTTCGATCGAGATGCCGATCAGCTTCTCGTCGCCGACGTGGGTCTTGATGTCGGGGATGTCGATGAAGTTGATCTTGGTGATCTCCATCTCGGTCTCCATCCCCGTCATCTGGCTGAGGTGGTCGGCGACGGTGTTCCCCCCTTCCTTGGCCATCTTGTTGAACAACGCGAGTTTCCGGATGTCGAGCATCAGACTCATGGTGACGATTGAATTATCGACCTGTTTCTATCCCATCCTCTTAAGTCATAGTCCCGCAGTTTTCGCTGGCGAGAATCGGCCAGGTGTTCTGGCAGTCTTGCCAGTAGCGTATTGATACTGGTGGCTACCCCATTTCGAACTGATTCGGCACGAGGGTATGTGTACGAACGTATCGCCACCAGTACGACGTTCCGATCGGTGGCCGATCCACAACGGTTGTGACGACCGACGACCATCGATTCGTATGCTCGTCACACTCGGAGACACCCACGGGGACCGAGCGCACAGACTCGAAGGTCGAACGCTGACCGCTGTCCGAGAGGCCGAACAGGTCTGTCACACCGGCGATTTCACGACCGAACGCGTCTACGAAGCGATCGCCGAGGAGGCAGGCCGCGAGCGAGGCGGTGCACCACTGTCCGCGGTCGCGGGCAACAGCGACGACCCCGATCTCGCGGCGCGTCTCCCGGAGACGATCACGGTCGAGTACGCGGGCCGGACGATCGTCCTCGCGCACGGCCACGACCGCGACGACACGTCGCTGTCACTGCTGGCCAGACAGGAAGACGCGGACGTCGTGATCGTCGGACACACTCACCGACCCGGGATCGAGCGAACGCCTCACTGTCCGGTCGTCAACCCGGGAAGTCACGCCGATCCCCGGGGCAACCGAGCCGCACACGGGGAACTGAGACAGGCAGGCGACGAACTCGCGATCGAGATCCGGACCCCGGACGGCGATCTCCTGGCGGAGCAGACGGTATAATCCGTATGAGTCCGGACGGTTTCGAGCTCGCCAGGTCGTGCTCGACGCGAAGCGAAGTGATAGTCTCGAAAGGTAATTGAACGATGCCGTGCTCTGTGCTGGCGTGGTACTGTTCGGGCTCTCGGCAGGCGCGGCGATCGTTTTCGCGATCATCCTCGCAGCGCTAGTGTTGTTCGCGACGGAAGTCGTGCCGGTCGACATCACTGCGCTCGGAATTCTGGTCGCACTCCTGCTGGTACAGCCAGTCACGGAACAACTGGCTATGTGGGGCGTGCTACAAGGGCCGGTATACGTCCTGACCGAACCGGGAAGTGACGTGACGGCCGTCTCACAGGGGTTGTCCGGGTTCGCGAGCACGGCGACGATCACGGTGCTGGCGATGTTCATTCTCAGCGCGGGCGTTCGACGAACCGGCGCCATCCAGATCCTCGGATCGAAGGTCGCCGCCTACACTCGCGACGACGAGACCAGACAACTCGGGGCGACGATCGGCCTCGTCAGCCCGATCTCGGGGTTCATCAACAACACGGCCGCCGTCGCGATCCTGCTGCCGATGGTCACCGATCTCGCACACAGGGGCAAGTCGTCGCCCTCGAAGCTGTTGATGCCGCTGTCCTTTGCCTCGATGTTCGGCGGGACGCTGACGCTGATCGGGACCTCCACGAACATCCTCGCCAGCGAGATCACCGGTCGCCTCGGTCGCGAACTCGGTATCGCCACTCTGGAGGAGTTCTCGATGTTCGAGTTCACCGGCCTCGGGATCGTTGTCATGATCGTGGGAACAATCTATCTCATGACCGTCGGGCGGTTGCTCACGCCGGCGCGGATCAAGCCCGCCGAGGACCTGACCGAGGAGTTCGAGATGGCCGACTACCTGACCGAGGTCGTCGTCCGCGAGGACTCGCCGATCGTCGGCGAGGCGGTCCAGACGGCGCTGACGGATTCCGATTTCGACGTCGATCTCGTCCAGTTGATCCGCGAGGACGACGTGTTCCTCGAGCCGCTCGGTCCGAAGACGATCCAGCCGGGCGACATCTTCGCCGTGCGAACCGACCGGGAGACGCTCGTCGAGTTGATGGACGTTGACGGCCTCGATCTACTACCGGAAGTCGAAGTCACAGATACGGAACTCGAGACCGCAGAACGAAACCAAAACCTCGTCGAGGTCGTGATCGCGCCGGGATCGTCGCTGGTGGGAGAAACCCTCGCGAGTTCGAACTTCCGCCAGCGCTACGACGCGACGGTGCTGGCGTTGCGTCGCGGCGAGTCGCTGATCCGCAAGCGCATGGACAGAGCGCAACTGCGGGTCGGTGACACGCTGCTGGTCCAGGCGACTTCCGACAGCGTCGACCGGCTGAACAACAACCGCGACTTCATCGTCGCACAGGAAGTCACACGCCCGGACTACCGGAAATCGAGGATTCCGGTCGCCGTCGGTATCGTCGCCGGAGTCGTCGGATTAGCCGCGCTCACGCCGATCGACATCGCGACGGCGGCACTGACGGGTTCGCTCGGAATGGTCCTGACCGGTTGTCTGAAGCCGACCGAGATCTACGACGCCGTGCAGTGGGATGTCATCGTTCTGCTGGCCGGCGTGATCCCGCTCGGAGTCGCGCTCGAGGTGACTGGCGGCGCGGCACTGATCGCCGACGGCATCGTCGTCGTCGCCCCGTCGCTCCCGCCGATATTCGTCCTCGGACTCATGTACGTCGTGACTGCGCTTTTGACGAACGTCATCTCGAACAACGCGTCGGTCGTGTTGATGATCCCCGTCGCGGTCGAAGTAGCGACGCAACTCACCGTCAACCCGTTCGCGTTCGTGCTGTCAGTGACTTTCGCGGCCTCGACGGCCTTCATGACGCCCGTCGGCTATCAGACGAACCTCTTCGTCTACGGGCCGGGCGGCTACCGGTTCACCGACTACGTGCGCGTCGGCGGGCCGCTGCAGGCCCTGCTCGCGGTCGTCACGACGGTCGGAATCGCGGCGATCTGGGGTCTCTAGAGCACGAACAGTCCGGCGACGAAGGCCACTTCCAGATACGACAGCAGGATCACGAGCAGTGCGCCCGGCACGCCGGCGATCGCCACGACGAGAAGCGTCAGCGGGGAGATCGCAACTGATAACCCGAAGAGCAGATCCGCGAGGACGAACACGATCAGTCCGAGGACGGCGTTCCAGACGAACGGCTTGACCGCCTTGACGATCCTGTAGGCACCGACGAGCAGGGCCAGAAGGACGAGCACCAGGGCGACTTCGATCGGTGTGACCATACCCGATCAGAGGTCGGGGACGGACATGTGCTTTCGGGCCGCAGCTGGCCGCCGGGACCCTCGCCGGAATCAGAGGTTGCTGTCCGAGCGCTCGATCGGTTTCGGGGCGGCGAAGACACTCACGGTGTCGGTCCGGGGATCGATCTCGCCGTCGCCGTCCGGTGGATCCGACGAAACTGACCACTCGAAAGAGTCGGGATCGGGCGAGTCGTGTGTGGCCGAGAGCTCCGGGAGCCGCGGCGCGAGGTTGTCCCGGCCGTGATCCGTGGCGTCGATCTCCAGATTCGACTGGCGTTTCTGGATCGAACCCGGCCATTGTCACGGCGTATCGGACACCGCGGTGGTCAGTGTGTCTGACCCGTCGCTGGTCGGAGCGTAGGATAACTGCGATAACGCCGTGCCGATCACGCCGAGCAGGTATCGATGCCGAGCACCGAGTACAGTCCGCAGGTGCCGGTTGCGGCCGTGCCGAGCATCATGATCGCCACGATACCCAGTACCGGCGATACAACCGCCGGTAGGTCGAGCTGTCCGCCCAGCACTGCGAGGGACACGATTCCGGCGACTGCGCCGACGACGATACGAACGTTCTTGTCGAGAGAACCGACGTTCTGTTCCATGCATGTGTCATGGGGGCCGGAGGGGTATTATTGTATCGCTCCCCCACGACTGCGACGGTTCTGACGGGGCCGCCTGGCAACGAAACGTTTTACCACCCCACCATACTACAGACGAGTGCGGGGTCGTGGGGTAGCTTGGTAACCTTCGGGCCTTGGGTGCCCGTACCCCCGGTTCAAATCCGGGCGACCCCATTTGCTGTCGCGAACATGGTCCGTGAGCGACAGCAATCGAAGCGCACGGATTTGAGCGAGACTGCGGTTCTGCGGGCTTGATGGTCCCGCTCGATGACACCGACCCGTCCGGATGACCGGCAAAACGCTTACCACTCGGTATAATCGAAGTATACATATGGAGAGCACGATTCGAGTTTCCGATACCACGAAAGAACTGCTCAGCCGACTCAAACAGGAAAACGAAACGTACGACGAACTGCTGGCACGACTCGCTCGGGAGAGTGATACGATGAATCCCGGCGTCTGGGACGAAGAACAGGCAGACGCTGCCCGTGAAGTGCTGCAACAGTCACGTCGGAGCTTCGAACGGGACCGATGAGCTTTCTGGAGACATCCGCCATCATCGACTATCTGGCCGGCGTTGAGGACGTAGTTGCGTTCGTGGACGACCAAGAGACGCTTTTCACCTCGAGCATCTGTGTCTACGAGGTTCTCGCGGGTGAGGTCCTCGGTCCCGGGCCGACCGACGTCTACCAGCGTCGGCAGGATTTTGGCCGAGTCCAGGCGCTCGACTTTTCAGAGACAGTCGCGATCGAGGCCGCGCAGTTGCAACGAGAGTTGATGGAAGACGGGGTTCAGCTCGCTGCCAGGGACATGATGATTGCCGCGACTGCCCGCTCAACCGGTGCGGAGTTGGTCGTCGCCGATTCCGACTTTGAGGTGGCAAGCCTCGAATCCCACGTGGCCGTTCGGAATCTTCGAGACGAGTAGCGCCTGGTCCTGTCTCCCACAATCCTCTGACAGCCACCAGCGAGTCAATGAGATCGCATCGACGAGCACGGGGCGACACCAACGAGTCCCTGATCACACTGTCTCGGGTAGCCACCCGCCGTCGACCTCGACGTTCTGCCCGGAGATGTACCCGCTGTCGGGATCCAGGAAGAACAGCATCACCTGCGCGACGTCGTCGGTGGTGGCCCAGCGACCGCGAGGGGCCTCGGCGGGGAACTCGTCGGAGTTCTCGACGACGTACGGCGAGACGGCGTTGACAGTGATCCCGTCGTGCTGGGTGTCGGCGGCGAGCATCCG
This window of the Halapricum desulfuricans genome carries:
- a CDS encoding MutS-related protein, with the translated sequence MRLEDYWGVGPKTSELLASELGVETAVEAIESGDIRTLTEAGLSRGRATRILRRVEGGAAMDVLATRDAREVYKDLLSVIGRYAVTDHAADRIRLLTPLRDRGDVTDRLEDVIEARDTWARLDDAERETVMDAFEAYERLDGDLSAVRAALALRDAGLDTGVFESLGELDADALAEAADALAALDGDGSVAAGADETLQQLDTQLGTVEDLAADSESVVERVRSEIRTSEEFEEGVLDHVVRETGTDLERARAAMPADATDARDFVAATLRSLADDLRSAVDERAEAVAADARETIDDARPEIDTAVEAVDDIALSLSLARFAIDFDLTRPTFVDDSDVLAVENARNLFLEANDETVQPVDYAVGEHGLQYPTANAPPSGDRVTVLTGANSGGKTTLLETLAQVQLLAQMGLPVPTQAAEVGLVDAIVFHRRHASFNAGVLESTLKNVVPPLSAEGHTLMLVDEFEAITEPGSAADLLHGLVTLTVEREALGVFVTHLADDLAPLPESARIDGIFAEGLTPELELEVDYQPRFETVGRSTPEFIVSRLVADADDREERAGFDTLARAIGKEAVQRTLSDARWSR
- a CDS encoding acyl-CoA dehydrogenase family protein; translation: MELLDDGIVPEHAREVKHEAREFAAEHIAPNAEEYYRRGEYPWEVLEAGIEAGLVAQDVPEEYGGRGFDLEQVLAIAEEFYRADAGIALTLQLASFGAEILADHGTEAQKEEYLRPVAEDEQLTGLAVSEPETGSDLAGMTTTAEQDGDEWVLNGEKYWIGNGVEADWVTVYAKTGDDPDNRYGNYSLFVVPTDADGYDAEHIPEKMGFRASKQAHIEFDDCRIPEENLIGPEGAGFFILAEFFNHGRVIVGGHGLGLAAAAIEEANDFVHDRAAFGRDVADFQAVQHTLAEMRLEFEAARALTWRAANKVAASDDAGFWAALAKTKSTEVAAECAEQGMKLHGGRSVLTDRRIARVYRDVRIPVIYEGANDIQRDLIYRQQPR
- a CDS encoding chemotaxis protein CheC, with amino-acid sequence MSLMLDIRKLALFNKMAKEGGNTVADHLSQMTGMETEMEITKINFIDIPDIKTHVGDEKLIGISIELQEPPHGHILFLLDYANAKNLAQGMLGDMGGADPEQSGFTDMERSAIEEIGNIMTSGFIDGWANVLETTIDMSTPTFTYGPGSGMVDELVGGRDSEMALMFDSHIHALDSDIDVTVYTFPQLEELVDLMQEIEV
- a CDS encoding metallophosphoesterase — protein: MLVTLGDTHGDRAHRLEGRTLTAVREAEQVCHTGDFTTERVYEAIAEEAGRERGGAPLSAVAGNSDDPDLAARLPETITVEYAGRTIVLAHGHDRDDTSLSLLARQEDADVVIVGHTHRPGIERTPHCPVVNPGSHADPRGNRAAHGELRQAGDELAIEIRTPDGDLLAEQTV
- a CDS encoding SLC13 family permease — protein: MFGLSAGAAIVFAIILAALVLFATEVVPVDITALGILVALLLVQPVTEQLAMWGVLQGPVYVLTEPGSDVTAVSQGLSGFASTATITVLAMFILSAGVRRTGAIQILGSKVAAYTRDDETRQLGATIGLVSPISGFINNTAAVAILLPMVTDLAHRGKSSPSKLLMPLSFASMFGGTLTLIGTSTNILASEITGRLGRELGIATLEEFSMFEFTGLGIVVMIVGTIYLMTVGRLLTPARIKPAEDLTEEFEMADYLTEVVVREDSPIVGEAVQTALTDSDFDVDLVQLIREDDVFLEPLGPKTIQPGDIFAVRTDRETLVELMDVDGLDLLPEVEVTDTELETAERNQNLVEVVIAPGSSLVGETLASSNFRQRYDATVLALRRGESLIRKRMDRAQLRVGDTLLVQATSDSVDRLNNNRDFIVAQEVTRPDYRKSRIPVAVGIVAGVVGLAALTPIDIATAALTGSLGMVLTGCLKPTEIYDAVQWDVIVLLAGVIPLGVALEVTGGAALIADGIVVVAPSLPPIFVLGLMYVVTALLTNVISNNASVVLMIPVAVEVATQLTVNPFAFVLSVTFAASTAFMTPVGYQTNLFVYGPGGYRFTDYVRVGGPLQALLAVVTTVGIAAIWGL
- a CDS encoding pro-sigmaK processing inhibitor BofA family protein, translating into MVTPIEVALVLVLLALLVGAYRIVKAVKPFVWNAVLGLIVFVLADLLFGLSVAISPLTLLVVAIAGVPGALLVILLSYLEVAFVAGLFVL
- a CDS encoding YgaP family membrane protein, producing the protein MEQNVGSLDKNVRIVVGAVAGIVSLAVLGGQLDLPAVVSPVLGIVAIMMLGTAATGTCGLYSVLGIDTCSA
- a CDS encoding antitoxin VapB family protein; amino-acid sequence: MESTIRVSDTTKELLSRLKQENETYDELLARLARESDTMNPGVWDEEQADAAREVLQQSRRSFERDR
- a CDS encoding PIN domain-containing protein yields the protein MSFLETSAIIDYLAGVEDVVAFVDDQETLFTSSICVYEVLAGEVLGPGPTDVYQRRQDFGRVQALDFSETVAIEAAQLQRELMEDGVQLAARDMMIAATARSTGAELVVADSDFEVASLESHVAVRNLRDE